The following is a genomic window from Miltoncostaea oceani.
CCGGGAGGGTCCCCGCCCCCGTCGCCCGGACGGTGAACACGGCGGCGGCGGCCCCGCCGGCCGGGATCGTCCCGAGGGCGCAGGACGTCGGCGCGGCACCGGGGCACCCGCCCTGGGTGGCGACGGCCGACACGGCGACCGCGGAGCCGGGGAGTGTCAGGCGCGCCCCGACGAGGCGTGCCGGGTCGGGGCCGGCGTTCGCCACCCGCACGGTGAACGCGACCTCCTCCCCCGCCGTCATCGCGCCGCGCGACGCCGCGACGGTCGCGCTGAGGGCGGCCCGGTCACCGAAGCGCACCACGCGGGTGTTGCCCACGTCGGCGACGTAGACGTTGCCGGCCGCGTCGACGCCGAGCCCCTGGGGTGAGCTGAGCTGCCCCGGCCCGCCCCCGAGGCTCCCGAACTTCGCGAGGAAGGTCCCGCCGCGGGTGATCCGCTGGATCCGGTTGTTGCCCCGGTCGCTGACCCAGAGGTCGCCGGAGGGGTCGAACGCCACGTCCCAGGGCGTCGCGAACTGCCCGTCGCCGGAGCCGGGGCCCCCCATGACGTTGAACGTGCCGCCCGGGTCCACGCGCACGATCCGGTCGTTGCCCGTGTCGGCGACCCATGCCGAGCCGCCACCCGCGGGGTCGGCGGCCACGCCGAAGGGTGACGAGAGGAGGCCGTCGCCCATCGACCGGACGAAGGCGCCGTCGCGGGTGGTGACGACGATCCGGCCGTTGATCGAGTCGGCGACGTAGACGAGGCCGTCGCCGCCCACGTCGATGCCCCAGGGCTCGCGGTACCGCGGCTGCGGGTCGGCGGGGCCGCCGAGGGTGCCCCAGCGGGTCTGGAAGGCGCCCCCGGTGGCGTAGCGGCTCACGCCGTCGCCGCCGAACTCCGAGAGGACGACCGCGTCGCCGGCGACGTCGACGCCGAACGACTCCGGCGTCCCCCACACCCGCCGGACGGCGCCGAGCGGCGAGAACACCTGGATGCGGTCGTTGAACCGGTCCGCGACGTAGACGTCGAAGTCGCCGCCGACGGCGACGTCGGACGCCTCGCCGAACCGGCCCGGCCCGGCGCCCGGACCGCCCCAGGCGGTGATGAAGCCGAACGCGGCCGCCGGGGCGGGGGCGGCCGCCGCCAGCAGCGCCGCCACGACGAGCCATGCCCGCCACCTTCGGACCATGCGTCATTCGACGCCCGTCCGCGCGCCCTGTCAATGGCGACGCCCGCGTGGGCGCGCCCCTAGAAGAGCCCGGGCTGCCCCACCTCGGCGGGCGGCGCGAGGCCGAGGTGCCGGTAGGCGCGGGCCGTCGCGACGCGCCCGCGGGGCGTGCGCTTCAGCAGCCCCTCCTGCAGCAGGAAGGGCTCGTAGACGTCCTCGATGGTGTCGGCGGCCTCGCCGACGCTGTCGGCGAGCGTGCCGAGCCCGACGGGCCGGCCCTCGAACGTCTCGGCCAGGCGGCGGAGGATCTGCCGGTCGAGCTCCTCCAGGCCGAGGGCGTCGACCTCCAGCAGCTCCAGGGCCTCCTCGGCGACGGCGCGGTCGACGCGGGGGCGTCCCCGCACCTGCGCGACGTCGCGGACGCGGCGCAGCAGCCGGTTGGCGATGCGCGGCGTCCCGCGGGAGCGGGCGGCCAGCGCGCCGGCGCCGTCGTCGTCGATCTCGACGTCCAGCAGGCGGGCGGAGCGCCGCACGATGCGCGCCAGGTCGGCGGGGGCGTAGTAGTCGAGGCGGTGGAAGACCCCGAACCGGGCCCGCAGCGGCGTCGTCAGCAGACCGGTCCGGGTCGTCGCCCCGATCAGGGTGAACGTGGGGAGGTCGAGGCGCAGCGTGCGGGCCGACGGGCCCTGCCCGAGGACCACGTCGAGCTGGAAGTCCTCCATCGCCGGGTAGAGGACCTCCTCGATGGAACGGTTGAGGCGGTGGATCTCGTCGATGAACAGCACGTCGTGCGGCTCGAGCGCCGTGAGGACCGCGGCGAGGTCGCCCTTGCGCTCCAGCACCGGGCCGCTGGTCACGTGGAATCCGACGCCGAGCTCGCCGGCGACGATGCCGGCGAGCGAGGTCTTGCCGAGCCCCGGCGGACCGGCGAGGAGGACGTGGTCGAGGGCCTCGGAGCGCTGCTTCGCGGCCTCGAGGAAGATCGCGAGCTGGGCCTTCACGCCGTCCTGGCCGATGAAGTCGTCGAGCCGCTTCGGCCGCAGCGACCGGTCGAGCTCGTCCTCCGCGCCGATCGGCGCGCCCGTCTGGAGGCGCTCCTCGGGTGCGGGGAGGTCGGCCGGGTCGGTGCCCCAGGCGCCGTGCTCCTCGTCGCTCACCGGCGCCTCAGGCGGGCGAGGCCGTGCCGCACGAGGCCCTCGGCGTCGAGCGCGTCCGGGGCGTCGGTGAGGGCGGCGTCGGCCTCCTCGGGCCGGAAGCCGAGGGCGACGAGCCCGTCGCGTGCGGCGATGTGGGCGTCGGCGGCCGAGCCGGGCGTGGTGACGGCCCCGCCGTCGAGCGAGCCGAGCCGGTCGCGCAGCTCCAGCACGATGCGCTCCGCGGTGCGCTTGCCGACGCCCGAGGCCGTCTGCAGGCGGGCGCTGTCGCCCCGCGCGACCGCCAGGTGCAGCTCGTCGGCGGTGCCGACCCCGCACAGGGCGAGCGCGAGCCGCGGCCCGACGCCGCTGACCGACGTGAACGCCTCGAACAGGGTGCGCTCCGCGGGGTTCGCGAAGCCGTACAGGTCGAGCGACTCCTCGCGGACGACGAGGACGGTCGACAACGCGGCCTCGCCCCCGGCGGCGGGCAGGGCGCCGGCGGTCGTCGCCGAGACGCGCACCAGCAGACCGACCCCGCCGACCTCGATCACGGGGCCGTCGGACTCGTGCGCCAGCACGCGCCCCCTGATGGAGCGGATCATCCCGAGGAAACTAGCGCGCCCGGCGGATGGCCCCCCGCAGCGGGGCGGAGCTCATGTGGCAGATCGCGGCGGCGAGGGCGTCGGCCGCGTGGTCGGTCCCGGGCCGCGCGCCGGTGAGGCGCGTCACCATCGACCGCACCTGCGCCTTGTCGGCGCTCCCCGACCCGGTGACCGACTGCTTGATGGTGTTCGGCGAGTACTCGACCACCTCGACGCCGGCGAGGGCCAGGGCGACGATGATCGCCCCGCGCGCCTCCGCCATGGCCATGGCGGAGCGGCTCATCGGGTGGATGAACCACGACTCGATGGCGCAGGCCTCGACCTCGTGACCGGCGACGAGGTCGGCGATCGCCGTGTGGATCGCCATGAGGCGCTCCGCGTGGGCGGTGCGCGGCGACGTCGTCACGGTGCCGACGGCGATCGGGCGGGGACGCGACGGGGGGCCGCCGACGAGGGCGTAGCCGGTGGACGCGAGGCCGGGATCGACGCCGAGGATCGTGGTCGTCACGGTCCAGGGGGTTCGGGGCGGGCGCCGGGGCTCCTGCGCGGCGGGGGGTCCCGGCATGCCCGCAGTCAACCGGGCGCCTCGGACGGCTGTGCCGGCAGCGGGTGGTGCGGACGGGCCTCGTCACGCCGCGGCGTGGCGGCGTCCCGGAGATCGAGACGGAGCGGGCCAGGACGATGACGGCCGCGCGAGAGCGGGCTTATCGTCGCATTCCCTGACATCTCAGTGGAGGAAAGGCCATGAACCGTGCCCGCCTGCTCCATCCCGCGACGATCCTCGGGGCGATCGTGCTCGCCGCGGTCGTCGCCGCCTCCGTCCACGGCGCGGGCGACTCCGGCCCCGCCCGGATCGGCTCCGCGCAGATCAAGGATGGCTCCATCACGCTCGCCGATCTCTCGCCCAAGGCTCGCCGGGCGCTCAAGGGCGCCCGGGGTCCGGCGGGCCGTCCCGCCCCCGTCGTGGCCGGGCCCGCCGGGCCCGTGGGACCGGCAGGACCCCCCGGGTCCGTGCGCGCGTACGGCTTCGTCGCGTCCACGGGAACGGTGCTGAGCGCCCAGTCGAGGAACATCGCCGTCACCAAGCTCTCACCCGGCACCGGGGCCTACTGCCTGACCGTGACCGCGGCCTCCGGCATCGACCCGCTGACGACCGCCCCGGTGGTCACACCCGACCTCCCCGACAGCGCGGGGCTCTACAACATCGCCCAGATCTCGAACGGCGCCTCCGGGCTCCCCGACTGCCCCCGTGCGAGCGGCTGGGTCGTCTTCACGCACAACTTCGGGGCGGGGGGCTTCGCCCCCGCCGACACGGGCTTCTCCGTGCTCATCCCCTGACGGCAGCGGCCCGCCCCGCGGGACCGGTGCCCGCCGGCCGGCACGGCGCTCCGGCGCCGGGCCCGAAATGGTCCCGGCGCCCGGCGTCAGCCGGCGACGGCCTCCAGCACCTCGTCGGAGATGTCGAAGTTCGCGTAGACGTCCTGGACGTCGTCGTTGTCCTCGAGCTGGTCGACCATCCGCAGGATCTGGCGCGCCTCGTTCTCGGTCGGCGCCACCGTCGTCTTCGGGACCATGGTCAGCTCGGCGGTCGCGAAGGCGATGCCGGCCTCCTCGAGCGCCCCGCGCACGGCCATGAAGTCGGACGGGTCGGTCGTGATGTGCCAGGTGCCGCCGTCGTCGGACACGTCCTCCGCGCCGCCCTCGAGCGCCGCCTCCATCAGGGCGTCCTCGTCGACGCCCTCGCGCTCGACCACGATCAGGCCCTTGCGGTCGAACTGCCACGCGACGCTGCCCGGGGTGCCCAGGGAGCCGCCGTTCTTCGTGAAGATGAAGCGCAGGTCGCTGGCGGTGCGGTTGCGGTTGTCGGTGAGGATGGTGCAGATGACGGCCACGCCGCCCGCCGCGTAGCCCTCGTAGAGCATCGACTCGTACGAGTCTCCCTCACCGGCGCCGGCGCCCCGCTGGATCGCGCGCTCGATGTTGTCCTTCGGCATCGAGTTGTCGCGCGCCTTCTGGATGGCGTTCGCGAGCGCGGCGTTCGCGTCGGGGTCGCCCCCGCCCTCCTTCGCGGCCACGATGATGGCCCGCGAGAGCTTGGAGAAGAGCTGCCCCCTCTTGGCGTCCGCCGCGCCCTTCTTGCGCTTGATCGTCGCCCACTTACTGTGCCCGGACATGCTCCTGCCTCCTCTCTGTGGCGCCCTCGCGGCGCGCGCGCGCCCGGGTCACCAGCCACTCGTGGAACCGGTGCTCCCCCGAGAGCTCGGGGTGGAACGCCGTGACCAACAGATCGCCCTGCCGTGCGGCCACCGCGTGACCGGCGCAGGTCGCGAGCACCTCGACGCCCGGGCCCGCCTCCTCGATCCACGGCGCGCGGATGAACACGGCGTCGACCGGGCCCTCCCCCATCGCCAGGACGTCGAGGGTCGTCTCGAACGAGCTCCGCTGCCGCCCGAAGGCGTTGCGGCGCACGACGATGTCCATGCCGCCGACGAGCGGCTGCGCGCCGCCGGTGGTCGCCCGCGCCAGCACGATCATGCCGGCGCAGGTGCCGAGGGCCGGGAGGCCGTCGGCGAGGCGCGTCCGGAGGACGTCGAGCAGGCCCGACCCCTCGGCGACGAGGCCGAGCGTGGTGCTCTCCCCGCCCGGCAGGACGATCGCGTCGACGTCGTCGAGGTCCCCGGGGGACCGCACGTCCACCGGCTCCGCGCCCACGCGGGATAGGACGTCCGCGTGCTCCGCGAACGCGCCCTGCACCGAGAGGACCCCGACCCGGGGGCGCCCGAACCCCGTCGCGGCGGCCTCGCTCACCACCCCCGGCCCTGGAGCAGGTCGCCCTGGGCGAGCGCGGACATCTCGATGCCCGGCATCGCCTCCTTCAGGCCGCGCGACACGCGCGCCAGCACCTCGGGGTCGCGGTAGTGCGTCGCGGCCTCGACGATCGCGCGCGCCCGGCTCGCCGGGTCGGCGCTCTTGTAGATGCCGGAGCCGACGAAGACCCCCTCGGCGCCGAGCTGCAGCATGAGGGCCGCGTCCGCGGGGGTGGCGATGCCGCCCGCGCAGAACAGCACGACGGGGAGGGCCCCGTCGGCGGCGACCCGGGCCACCAGGTCGTAGGGTGCGCGCAGGTCCTTCGCGGCGGCGTGCAGCTCCTCGGGCGGGAGACCCGCCAGGCGGGCGATGCCGCCGCGGATCGACCGCATGTGGCGGACGGCCTCGACGACGTTGCCGGTGCCGGCCTCGCCCTTGCTCCGGATCATGGCGGCACCCTCGGAGATGCGCCGGAGCGCCTCGCCGAGGTCGGTGGCACCGCACACGAAGGGGATGGTGAAGGAGTGCTTGTCGATGTGGTGGGCCTCGTCGGCCGGGGTGAGGACCTCGGACTCGTCGATGAAGTCCACGTCGAGCGCCTGCAGCACCTGGGCCTCGACGAAGTGGCCGATGCGGCACTTCGCCATGACCGGGATGGAGACGGCCTCCTGGATCCCGGCGATCATCTCGGGGTCGCTCATGCGGGCCACGCCGCCGTCCACGCGGATGTCGGCGGGGATGCGCTCGAGCGCCATGACGGCGCAGGCCCCCGCGTCCTCGGCGATGCGCGCCTGCTCCGGGGTCGTCACGTCCATGATGACCCCGCCCTTGAGCATCTGGGCGAGTCCGGTCTTGACGCGCGTCGTCCCGGTGCGACCGTTTGCGTCTGCCACGCGATCCCCTCATCCGTCGTTGGGCCCGGCCGGAAAGTCTATCGGACGGGCCACCGGTCACCCGTCCCCGCCGCCGCGCCGCTTTGGCCGCGTGGCCGAAGAGGAGCCCCCCGCGTGTCCCTACCGTCCTCATAGATGGCACGTGATCCCGAGATCGCCTTCCTGCAGCGCCTCGCGCTGACGGCGGCGTCCGCGTCCAGCATGGGCGAGCTCGTGCGGCTCGTCATCTCCGAGACCGCGGAGGCCCTCGAGACGGACGTCTGCTCCGTCTACCTGCTGGACCCCGACGACGGCCTGCTGGTGCTGACGGCGACGAACGGCCTGTCGCACGAGGGCGTCGGGCGCGTCCGCCTCGCCCTGGGCGAGGGCGTCACCGGCGCCGCCGCCGCGGACCGCCGCCCCGTGGTGGTGGCCGACGTCCGGCGCGAGCCGCGCTTCCGCTGGCTCGACGGCGTCGACCAGGCCCGCTTCGTGTCGATGTGCTCCGTCCCGATCCTCGCCGGCGACCGCCTGGTGGGCGTCCTCAACGTCCAGACGGACCGCACCCGGATCTTCTCCGAGGGCGACGTCGCGTTCCTGACGGCGATCGCGGCGCAGGTCGCGGGGGTCCTCGCCCGCGTGGAGCTGCAGGAGCGCCTCGAGCGACGCGTCGCCGACCTCGGGCGGTCGGAGGAGGTCCACCGCCGCCTCAGCGGCCTCGTCCTCGCGGGCGCCGGCCTGCGGGCCGTCTGCGACGAGATCGCGGGCCTGACGGGCGCCGCGGTCGCCGTCTACGACCTCGACGGCGTCCCCGTCGCGACGAGCGGCACCGGCCTCCCCGGCCGCCTGCCCGGCGGCGGCGCGGAGGGCGGGCTGGAGGTCGCGACCCTCAGCGCCGGGCGGGAGACGCTCGGCTGGCTCGCGGTGGGGCCGTCGCGACGACCCGGGGACATCGGGCGCCGCCAGGCGCTGGAGCACGGGGCGACGGTGCTGGCCCTGGAGCTCGTGCGGGAGCGGGCGGCGGACGAGGCCCGCCACCGCGCGAGCGGCGATCTGATCGACGAGCTCCTGTCGGCGGGCCTGGCGCCCGACGACGCCGACCGGCTCGCCGAGCGGGCGGCGCGGCTCGGCCACCGGCTGCAGGGCCCCGCGTGGGTCATCGCCATCGAGGGCGACGACGCCCGCTCCGGCCACGCCCTCACGGCCCCCGCCGCACGGGTCCGCGCCGCGCGGGAGCTGTCGGGGCTGGCGATGGCGCGCGACGCCGACGCGATCGTGGTGGAGCGGCTCGGCGGGATCGCGCTGATCGTCTCCGGCCTCGTCGACGGCGACGCCGCCGAGGTGCTCGCCGGCGGGGCGCGGGCCGTCGCGGCGGCGCTCGCCCCCGGCGGTTCCGTCTCGTGCGGGCTGAGCGGCGAGGCGGGGGGCCCCGCCGCCCTGCACCGCCTGTCGCTCCAGGCGCGCCAGGCGCTTCGGGTCGCCCGGCGCCTCGGGGAGCGGGGCGTCGTCGCGTCGTACCGGCGCCTCGGCATCGAGCGGCTGCTCCTCGCGATCGACGACCCCGAGCCGATCGACGGCTTCGTGGAGGACTGGATCGGCCCGCTCGTGCGGCACGACGAGGCGGGGCGCGGAGGGGCGGCCCCGCTGCTGGAGTCCCTCGACGCCCTCGTCCGCGAGGGCTGGAACATGCGGGCGACCGCGCGGCGGCTCGGCGTCCACGTCAACACCCTGCTCTACCGGATGCGCCGCATCGAGACGCTCGTCAGGCGCCGCCTGGACGACCCCGACACCCGCCTCGCGCTCGCGCTGGCGCTGCGCGCCCGGGTCGTGGCGGCGGGCTCGCCCGGCCCGGCCGTCTCGGTGCTGGAGGGCGAGCCGCCCGTCCGGGCGCCCCGCGCGGACCCCTGACGCCCGGGGGGCGCCGCGGGGCTCAGGCCCCGACGGCCGCCAGGTCGGCGCGGGCGCGGGAGGGCGCGAGGGCGCCGGCGAGCGCCTGCGCGACGGCGACCATCGCCACCAGCGTCGGCGAGCCGTCGCGGGTGTCGGCGGGCACGACCCGCGCGAGGGGCGAGCGGGCGAGGGGGCTGAGGCTCGAGTCGACGAGCGCGGCGGCCGGGACCCCGGCGGCGCGCGCCGCGGACACGGCGGCCTGCGCGACCCGGCTCTCGCGGCCGATCGCGATGGCGAGGACCGCGCCCTCGGGCCCGAGGGCGTCGAGCCAGGCGCGGGCGGCGGGGTCGAGCGAGGTGACCGCGGAGACCGGGCGGCCGGCCCGGGCGAGGCGCTCCTCGATGAGCGTGACGATCGAGCGGGCGTGGCCCTCCCCGGCGATGATCAGCGGGGCGCGCGGGCCGAGTGCCGCGACGATCGAGCCGAGGCCGGAGGAGGTCAGGCGCTCCGCGGCGTCGTCCAGGGCGAGGCGCTCCGCGGCCATCGCCGCGTCGAGGCCCTCCGCCGAGAACGGCAGGCCGAGCTGGCGGTCGCCCGGGCGGGGCGGCAGGCCGGGGCGCTGGGCGCGCCGCACGATGCGCTGCATCTCCGGGTAGCCGGCGTACCCGAGGGCCTGGGCGAAGCGCACGACGGTCGCGGGGCTGCAGTGCGACGCGCGGGCCACCTCGTGGGCCGACAGGAGCGGCACGTCGGCCAGGTGGTCGGCGAGGTACCGGGCGAGGGACTGCTGGGCGGGGCTGAAGCGCTCGTAGTCGCGCTTGAGGCGCTCGGCGAGGGCGTGGACGTCGGGGGGCACGCGGCATCCTTTCGCCGTCGGGCCCCGGTCCCCTACCGGGGTCGTGCCTGCAGCATCACGATCCGCCCGGGGCCGACCACCATCCGCACCGCGTCGACCTCCCCGGGGGCGGCCCCGCGCAGCACCACGTAGATCGTGTCCGCCCCGCCGGCGGGCACCAGCACGGACGGGCGGCCGAGCAGGCGGAGGGCCCGCCGCGCCGCCGGGCCGCCGGACTCGGCGACGACGGCGCGGGCGTCCTCGAGGGCGAGGGCGCCGCCGCCCTCGAACTGGGCGATGAAGGTCGGCGCCGGGACGACGCCCGGGCCCTCGTTGACGACGGAGGCGACGCCGACGACCGGTCCCTCGCCCACCGCGCCGTCGCGGGCGCGCAGGGCCGCGTCGACCGCCTCGGTCACAGGGTCCTGTCCCTCCAGGTCGAGGGTCGCCCCCACCCCGTCCTCGCCCGTCCCGACGAAGTAGGCCGAGCCCGGCCGGGCCGGCGGGGGGTGCTCCGGCGGGGGCGGCGGCCCGTCGTCGCCGCACCCGTGGAGGGCGAGCAGGGCCGCGCAGCACGCGAGGACCGCCCGGCGGCGGACCCCCGTCACGCGTCCCCCGCCAGCGCCGCCACGGCCGCGTCGAGCGACTGGCGGTCGTCGCGCAGGCCCGCCGCGAGGTCGCCCTCCCGCTCGATCCGCCGGGCGACCACGCCCATCGTGAAGTCGCGCGGGCTGAGGCCGGGCAGCACCTCGTCCCACCGCAGGGGGGTCGCGACGGGGGCGCCCGGCCGCGGGCGCACCGAGTAGACGCTGCTGATGCTGCGGCCCCGGCCGTTCTGGTTGTGGTCGAGGTACACCCGCGGGCCGCGGTCGCGGACCGACGTGACCGTCGTGGCCAGGTCGGGGCGGGCGCGGACGATGCCCTCGCAGACGACGCGGGCGAACAGCCTCACCGTGTCGAACGTGTGGCCGGGCTCGACCGGGACGAGGATGTGCATCCCCGTCGCGCCGGAGGTGCGCGGGTAGCCGCGCAGGCCGAGGCCCTCCAGCGCGTCGCGCACCAGCAGCGCCGCCTCGACGACGCGGTCGAACGACAGGCCGTCGGCGGGGTCGAGATCGAACAGCACGTGGGTCGGCTCGTCGGGGGCCGCCGCGAGGCTCTGCCACGGGTTGAGGTCGATGCAGCCGAGGTTCACGAGCCACAGCAGGGCCATGGCGTCGTCCACGATCACGTACCGGCTCGTCTTCTCGTCGGGGCGCCCGCTGCGCGAGAGGTCGGCCCGCGTCAGCCAGTCGGGCCCGTCGTTGACGGTGTGCTGGAAGAAGAAGTCCCCGTCGATCCCGTCGGGGTAGCGCTTCAGGATCATCGGGCGGCCGGCGAGGTGCGGCACGAGCACCGGGGCGGTCCGCAGGTAGTGGTCGATCAGGTGGCCCTTCGTGATCCCCTCGCGCGGCCAGAAGACCTTGTCGAGGTTGGTGAGCAGCACGCGGCGGTCGCCCTCCTGGACCGCGTGGTCGCCGCGGGCGCCGCCGAAGGGGCCGTCGGGGACGTCGGGCACGGGGTCCTCCTCGGGATCGGCGAGGCCGTGGAAGACCGGTGCGCGGAGGCGGTTGTCGGGGGTCCGCTCGCTGAAGACGACCTCGCAGCGCAGCTCGGGCCGCACCCACCGGGGGCGCGCCGGGGCCGCCGGGACCGCGTTCGCGAACGGCGACGCGTCGACCTCGATCGCGCGGAGGCGGTCCCAGAGGGAGCGCGCGAGGGCGTCGGAGAACCCCGACCCGACGTGGGACAGGTACGTCAGTCCGCCGTCGGCGTCCCGCTCGCCGACGAGCAGCGCCCCGACGCGCCCGCGGCGCGACCCGCCGCCCTCCGTGAAGCCGCCGATGACCGCGGTCATCTCCCGGCGCGCCTTCACCTTCAGCCACTCGGGGACGCGGCGGCCGGGCCGGTAGGGCGCGTCCATGCGCTTGGCGATCACGCCCTCCAGCCCCTGCTCGGCCGCGAGGGCGAAGAGGCCGGTGCCCTGCCCCTCGACGTGGTCGCTCACCACCAGCACCGGCGGCGCCTCGGGGGCGACGACCCCCGCCAGGAGCTCCCGCCGCGCGGTCCACGGCAGGTCCTCGATCCAGCGGCCCTCCAGGTGCAGGAGGTCGAACGCGACGAACGTGAACGGGCCCCGGCCGTTCTGCAGGGCGTTGAAGTCGGGCGCGCCGCCCGGGCCGAGCACCACGATCTCGCCGTCGAGCACGGCCTCCTGGCACAGGAGGCGCCGCCGCAGGTCGGTGAGCCCGGGGTAGGAGGCGCTCAGGTCGCGGCCGGTGCGGCTGCGCAGCTCGGTGCCGTCGGACGTGACGAGCGCGAGCGCGCGGTAGCCGTCCCACTTCAGCTCGAACGCCCACGCCGGGTCGTCGAACGGCTCGTCCCGGATCCCGGCGAGCATGGGGCGCATCGCGCGGAACCGCGGAACCGGGTCGTACGGCCCCGGCGGCCCCTTCGCCGAGCGGAAGACCAGCCACTCGTCCTTGCCGCCGCGCCGGCCGGTGCGCACCAGGTGGTAGTGGCCGCGCAGGATGCCGCCGTCGAGCACGACCTTCCACTCGTCGTCGGTCCGCAGCTCCTCCGTCCAGGTGCCGTGGTCCCACACCGTCATGCGCCCCGCGCCGTACTGGCCCTCGGGGATGACGGCGGCGAAGTCGAGGTACTCGAGCGGGTGGTCCTCGGTGCGCACGGCGAGGCGCTTCACGCCCTCGCGCAGCGGCGGCCCCTTCGGCACGGCCCACGACGCGAGGACGCCGTCGACCTCGAGGCGCAGGTCGAAGTGGAGGGCGCGGGCGTCGTGACGCTGCACGACGAACCGGGGGGCGTCGCCCGGGGCGTCGCCGCGCGCCGCGGGCGCCGGCTCGGGGGTCGCGCCGAAGTCGCGGCGGTCCCGGTACTCGC
Proteins encoded in this region:
- the ligD gene encoding DNA ligase D; the encoded protein is MREYRDRRDFGATPEPAPAARGDAPGDAPRFVVQRHDARALHFDLRLEVDGVLASWAVPKGPPLREGVKRLAVRTEDHPLEYLDFAAVIPEGQYGAGRMTVWDHGTWTEELRTDDEWKVVLDGGILRGHYHLVRTGRRGGKDEWLVFRSAKGPPGPYDPVPRFRAMRPMLAGIRDEPFDDPAWAFELKWDGYRALALVTSDGTELRSRTGRDLSASYPGLTDLRRRLLCQEAVLDGEIVVLGPGGAPDFNALQNGRGPFTFVAFDLLHLEGRWIEDLPWTARRELLAGVVAPEAPPVLVVSDHVEGQGTGLFALAAEQGLEGVIAKRMDAPYRPGRRVPEWLKVKARREMTAVIGGFTEGGGSRRGRVGALLVGERDADGGLTYLSHVGSGFSDALARSLWDRLRAIEVDASPFANAVPAAPARPRWVRPELRCEVVFSERTPDNRLRAPVFHGLADPEEDPVPDVPDGPFGGARGDHAVQEGDRRVLLTNLDKVFWPREGITKGHLIDHYLRTAPVLVPHLAGRPMILKRYPDGIDGDFFFQHTVNDGPDWLTRADLSRSGRPDEKTSRYVIVDDAMALLWLVNLGCIDLNPWQSLAAAPDEPTHVLFDLDPADGLSFDRVVEAALLVRDALEGLGLRGYPRTSGATGMHILVPVEPGHTFDTVRLFARVVCEGIVRARPDLATTVTSVRDRGPRVYLDHNQNGRGRSISSVYSVRPRPGAPVATPLRWDEVLPGLSPRDFTMGVVARRIEREGDLAAGLRDDRQSLDAAVAALAGDA